The region CTGGTGCGCAAGCAGAAGTTCGAGGTGCTGTTCGACCTGGGCACCCGGGCGCTGATGGACGGCTACGCGCGGGAGGCGGTCGCGAGTTTCGCGGCGGCCCTGGAACGCTTCTTCGAGTTCTACGTGCGGGCCTTCGCGCTGGAGCAGGCCGCCGGGCGCGAGGGGTCCTTCGAGGCCGCCCTGTCGGCGCTGGAGGGCACGTGGCGGCACGTCTCCAGTCAGTCCGAGCGGCAGCTGGGCATGTTCGCGCTGGCGTACCTGCTGCGCGAGGGCCGCGAACCGGACTTCCTGACGCCCAAAGGTCTGGGCACGGACTTCCGGAACCGCGTGATCCACCGGGGCGCGCTGCCCACCCGCGCGGAGGTGGACGCCTACGCGGCGGGCGTGTTCACCCTGATCGACCGGCTGCTGACCGAACTGGGCGCGGGCGCGGCGCACGCGGAACTCGTGCAGGAGCAGACGTTCGCCGCGCACGTGCGGGGCCTGCCGGACGGCGTGACGGTGGTGTTCGAGGAACACCCGGGCATGTTCCGCGCGCGGCGTTTCGGGACGCTCTCGCCCATTCCCAAACCCGCCAAGGCGCAGCTTCAGGCGGCGCAGTCGGCGTCGGGCGTGAACGACGCCCGCGCGTTCCAGCAGGCGCTGTTCGAGCGGGCGCTGGCGGAACGCGGCTCGCTGCTGCGCGGCTTCAAGGGCTCGACCTGATCCGCCGCTGGCGAGCCTGCCGGTGCGTCATCTGCGCGCGGGCGGCGCGGGACCGGGGGGTATGCTGCCCGGGTGACCCTCTGGACAGTGCTGATTCCCGTCGCGGCCGGACTGGCGCTGGCCGCGCTGTGGTGGGTGGGCAAGGCCATGCTGGAGGGCGCGCGCGAGGGCCTTCGGGAAGCGGACGCCGAGCTGGCGCAGGAACAGGCCGAGCGGGACGCCCGGGCGGCCCGGGACGCCGACGCCCGGCGGGCGGAGGTCGAGGCGGCCGCGCTGGCCCTGAGTGACGCCGACCGCTTCGCGCTGAACCTGCGGGCGCCGTTCACGTCCCTGTGGCTCGACATCTTCGAGACGGCCACGCACCGGCCCGCGGCGTACTTCTATCAGGTGACGCCGCCCGGCGAGACCCCGCAGGCCCGCCAGGAGGCCCTGCGGGAACTGTCGGCGTCCCTGGAGTCCGGGTGGGGCGTCACGGATCACGCGTCGGCCATGTCCAGCCTCGCGTGGCTGCTCGGCGGGGGCGGCCACCACGAGCCGTACCAGCAGGTGCGCCGCGCCCTGCACGGTCAGGACACGGCGGGCCTCGACCGGCGGCACGTGAAGGTCGTGCGCCAGTGGGAGCCGGAGGTGGGGGACGTGGGCGGCCTGGCCTTCGACCTCGCCCGGGCGGCGGACATCGCCGCGCAGGGCGTGGCGCTGGGGTACCTGAGCGACCGGCAGGGCTGGCAGGTGCTGGGCCAGTGCCGTCAGGTGGCGCGGGAGGCGCCGTTTCGCGACTGGGCGCACTACGGCCGGAGTTTCCAGGCGGGCGCGGCCTTCTGGAACGCCAACCCGGTCCGCAACCGGGGGTACGCCGACGCGGTGAAGGCGCTGCTGACCCGTGACGACAGCCCCTGGCGCCGCGACCCCTGGCCGCCGCCCGGCCAGCCGCTCGACCGGGGTCTGGCGGCGGTGGGCACGGGCAGCGAAGCCTCGGCCCTGAACTGAGCTCCGGGGCCGGGGTTGGCGTGGTGCGGGCACTTCTCTACACTGCGTCATGGTTGGAACCGGGGAAGATCGGCGGCGTCTGGTGCGCGTGGCGCGCGGTGAGGAGCGGGGCGACCTGCTGGTGCGCGGCGCGCGGGTGGTGCAGCCCGCCACGCGTGAGGTGTTCGAGGCGGACGTGCTGGTCGCCGACGGGCGCGTGGCGGCGCTGGGGGGCGGGTTCCAGGCGGCGCGGGTCGTGGAGGCGCGCGGGGCGTTCCTGGCGCCGGGGTTCATCGACGCGCACGTGCACATCGAGTCGAGTCTGCTGACCCCGGCGGGCTTCGCGGGGGCGGTGCTGCCGCGCGGCACGACCGGGGTGGTGGCCGAGCCACACGAACTGGTGAACGTGCTGGGCGCGGGCGGCCTGGAGTGGATGCTCGCGGCGGGCCGGTCGTCGGGGTTGCGGGTGTGGGCGTCGGCGCCGTCGTGCGTGCCCGCCAGTGAGTTCGAGCGGGGCGGCGCCGTGATCGGGGCCGAGGAGACCGCGCGGATGCTGCGCGTGCCGGGCGTGCTGGGCCTGGCGGAGATGATGAACTACCCCGGTGTGCTGGGCGGCGACGCGGGCGTGTGGGCCGTGCTGGAGGCCGGGCGGGCGTCGGGCCTGCGGCTGGACGGGCACGCGTCGGGCGTGCGCGGCCGCGACCTGATGGGCTACGCGGCGGCCGGGCTGCACTCGGATCACGAGGCGACGACGCCCGAGGAGGCCCGCGAGCGCCTGCGCG is a window of Deinococcus grandis DNA encoding:
- a CDS encoding DUF1266 domain-containing protein, which gives rise to MTLWTVLIPVAAGLALAALWWVGKAMLEGAREGLREADAELAQEQAERDARAARDADARRAEVEAAALALSDADRFALNLRAPFTSLWLDIFETATHRPAAYFYQVTPPGETPQARQEALRELSASLESGWGVTDHASAMSSLAWLLGGGGHHEPYQQVRRALHGQDTAGLDRRHVKVVRQWEPEVGDVGGLAFDLARAADIAAQGVALGYLSDRQGWQVLGQCRQVAREAPFRDWAHYGRSFQAGAAFWNANPVRNRGYADAVKALLTRDDSPWRRDPWPPPGQPLDRGLAAVGTGSEASALN